Below is a genomic region from Cloeon dipterum chromosome 2, ieCloDipt1.1, whole genome shotgun sequence.
GCGTTGGGAAGCTGACGCTGCGACGACGGGTGTCTACAGAGAGAGagttaaaaaactatttcttcCTCCCTTACTGCATATTCTTAAGGGAGATTGATCTGGAGCCGAATGAACTTCAATactctaataaaatttcaggaaatCGTAGTGTAAAATTCTaaatgaaacacaaaatttataattgtttgctgcaatatttaattctaaaattccATATAGATTGATTCGCTGAAGTTTCTTCCAGCGATAGCTTCCCTTTTTTGTTTACCCTATAAACCACCTGACGACCTGACAAACTGCAGCTGTGTCGATCTCATTCGCGCCACTTCAATTGTCGTGATGCCGCTTGTGAAGCCGCTCTGccgcgtttgcgagcgtccgacggcggacggcgctgtccaggctgtccaattggacaaggagaagctgcagacttggttcttgAACGTCTGCGGCTACGAAtttgcagaggaaatcgaggatgaagatctgatttgcaatttctgcatctggcacgcTGAGTGAGCTGCATAGCGggatctttttttaattttaatgatgatctttatacatatttttaggtTTCTTGCCAAATATGTTTGCGAGCTCAAagctttggtttggtggccgCAAGATATGGATTATTTAGAGGACGTGGCGAAGGAGTTGAGGAAGAAATATCTAGGTAAATATCagcgtaaaaattcaatttgagtaatttttcttgTATAAATGACGCAAGAAAGGGTACTAATGGAGATTAAGGAACGGATTCAAAATGAGCAAGGAACGTAATTATAACGCATGAGGATACAGCAGAACATGACACAtactatattatattatataaaaactataaaaaatgatttaaatgtaTAATAACATTTAccgatatgaaaatttaagattttaccGCTGTTGAAGGTACGCATTTAACCCTTAAAATCTTTATCTAGCTCCAAATCTAATAGATGCATTTTAGTTTTATGAATGCAATTGAACCTTTTTCCTTGATTTGGTctggattaattaattattgttgcagaaggaaaagcagagcagtgctgggtgcagCTGGAGAAGATTGTGCTGCCGAAAAGCAAGAAAGACGAAAGTGAAGAGCATGAGGGAAAGTCCGACGGTCAAAAGAGCAAGAAGAAATGTTTCTATTGCGGACAAGCTGTCGTAAGCATTAGAGATCACGTGAGGTATATGCATGagaatgccatcaggtgtgactTTCATAATTGTGCCACATATTTCCACACTGTCGAGGAAAAGGAGAGCCACACAaaggaagtgcatgaaaaatcaaaagcaaagaaactgatcaagtgcaatttttgcaagaaGGAGTTTCGGTGGTCCTCAGACACCAGAAAGCATATTCATCGGCTTCATTCTGAATTTTTGGTTCGATGCGCTTTCCATGGTTGCCTTTCATACTTCAAAACCGAATTCGAAATGAAGAATCACTTTGATTCAGTTCACAACAAAGAAGATGAGGAAAAGGGATTTAAATGTCAGCATTGCGAGTATAAATCCTCAACGAATGGCAATTTGACGTCTCACATTTCTCGTCTTCACGTGCCTAAGACAGTCAAGTGTGACAAATGTGACGAAATGTTTGCCTCGAAGAAACTTCTGGCTCAGCACTTTAATAAGAAACATTTGTTTCGgatgtgcaaaatttgcaattcaaatgtTGTTATAAGATATAGGACGCGTCATTTGAATAAGACTACGTGCCAGCGCTGCAAGATTGAATTTGAGTGCTCAGGTTTGTACCGATATCATTTGAAAACATGCAGAGAAActctttttaaatgtcaaaaatgcCCAAAGACTTTCCAATATCCATATGAACTGAAATACCACTTGAAATTGAAACACAGAAACAATTTGTGGCGTGGTTTGCAGTACATAAGTCTTGGATTCAAGTGTGAGccgtgcaaaaggtactacaaaaataaaaaacaactgAGAGTCCACTTGAATCACTTTCACAAGAGACTGAATTTGAAGCATTGCGCGCACTGTCCAAAGAGCTTTACTGATTTAACACACTTGAAAAACCATTTGGCTgcgaaacacaatttgattgaatgcAAATTCGAATGCGGTGAGTGCCAGAAGAAGTTTGTTTCTTCGTATTTCCTGGCTGCACACAAAAGAAGTGCACATTTTCTGAacaaaaaactgaaatcaTGTAAGGTTTGTGGAAAATCAATGTGGGAAAGGTGTGTAAAACCCCATTTATTAATGATTCATGGAATTAGCAGTCTGTAAGAACTGTCCATTCAATGTCCAGAGTAAATATCATCtgttaaaatatgtttagaggattttttcaaatgactATTGTTTTATGATTGTGTCCTTTGTTCGTCTGCCACTATTATTTGGTATCTCCATCCCTAATAAATCATGTAGGTGTTCTTTTGATGTACGAAAAATTTGTCTGCAATATCTGCTTATAGTGTCTAGCCTTGTCTCATTTTTTGTATACTTTAACTGTATTTAAAAGTGTTTGATCCAACCAATCTTTTTAAACATATATTCTTTCCAATAAATCGTGGTAAAGGTACAAcatgaaaagtttaattttttatcataaacCACTCCCAATTTGCTgctaaaaattccatttcaatAGCGTGcgtattttaaagttaattattaTAGACTGActaaagataaatatttgagaaaaagcAAAATCGGTGCAGTTTGTCGCTTTCAgatttatgcaacccgcaactaatattttacacaaataGAGTGACGTCAGTGGCATGAATTGTAGGAGAGGGAAGCAAGAAGGCTGAAAGCGCCACCGGTGAACAAGAGGAGGCGTTCAGGAAGGACTGCGCAGATTCAGTTGCGATGAGTGCGGAAAGAACTTTCAAGTGTTTTTCTTTGCAAGCCAGAAACGTTGAAAGCACCTGACAATGAGACACCGAAGTCGCAAGACGCGCGACATGCgcaggaaatcaatttttagctCTTGTTTGAGAAGGAATTCACTAATTCAGAGCATTGGCACTAATTTTCTAAACACCAACAAACAACttgaaaataagttaattttgtagcataaaattgttataaaaagtaaaaccTATATGCTGATTGCAAAATCTtgcttttgatattttccgcattcagtgatattaaaaaataatacggGACTGTTTTTTACTGGTGACGATTtgtatttgtatatttatttttcttgtatgCCTGTATTTCAGTTATCTTCCCTGGCTAACAACGATAGTAAAGAACATCTAGAATTAAACTATACAGATAAGTCAAacttaaagtttattttttacaatttatttctctcaaaAGCCCAGAGTTGATGGAAGAATATGAAGAAATCGGGACGGACATTTGAAGGTCCCAAACTAATCATTTTAGATTTCATCCTCCGATATTTCCGGTGAAACGCAATTCGGGACAGTCCGCATTTCCCCTTCGTCGGCATTGCACtgctctttgaaattttgcatttttctcatcCTCAGGGAAAGCCAGAGGTTGAAAGTGCAACTCAAGACCAGGAAGAAGGCGAGCGAGCCAGTCAAAGCAGAGTTTGTAGATTCTTCCGTTGGCCTTTCTTCTTTTAAGCGAACTCCTTCTTCGCATGAGACGTCGGGTTTAACTGTAGTGGTGGAAGGAACAGGAAGGGTGTAGACAACTGAAACTGAAAATGTATCCACATAGAGGAACAATGGGAACAATGTTTTGTATATCATATTGGTTGGAAGATTTTCCTGAAATAGCTATTCACCTGTCGTCTGACAATCACTGATGTAGCATGGCTTCGCACCGAATGCAGCCTTTAGTAGCTTGTACGTTGGCCTAGTCGCTGTTTTATTCATCTCGGTCATCCAAAAGGTTCCCGATGAGTCCAATGCAAAAGTAAACGGCCAAACAGTATTCAGTTTTCTATCCTAAAAAGTGAACAAGTTTCGTAATTTTAGCAAAGACTAAAGGACAAAATATAAGAAATGAAACCGTACGCACTATTCTCCaattcaaaagattaaaagagttaatgtcaaataattaaaaatcaatcgcTAATAgaatcacaatttttcaattacctCAAGAAAACGCTGCTCCTGCATTGACTGGTATGGGTTCCAAGAGGCTATGTAATTCTTCCTGTAAAAGGCGGCATACATTGTCCCgtggttgtccatcagcattctATACGGTAGAATTTCAGTCCATTGTCCGATTAGTTTTGGATATGCAGTTTGAGTTCCGTTTGAGCGAAGTGCGGTAGcggaaatcgaaaaaaattcactggTGTCGAAATTGCGGGAATTGCTGAGGTAGATTTGTCTTGGTTCCTTTTTAGGGGACCGGGCAATGGAGTAGGCCTCGACTCCAGGCGTGTCCACTGTCCAAGATTGGTTTTTGCccaaactaaacacgacaATGTGTTGATGACGCCACCGAGCCATGTAGGCGAAATATCCGTTGGGCGTTTCGTCGAGCACCAAGTCGGCAAGATATTTGGCAAAAGAAAAACGATGAATGAGTTCGGTTTTATCGT
It encodes:
- the LOC135937354 gene encoding protein yellow-like; its protein translation is MNLFFIVVILLCLSLATAVNFTQVFEWPAGLNYEWPSEEKRIQALGSGAFKPQNIEPIFMAVYGTRIFLSLEKYVVIPVTLGSLPTSSETSAPPKLTPFPSWDMHKDEHGDCNKIEEAKGLEVDSFGRLWVIDSGSENCNAKLWIFNLANNDKTELIHRFSFAKYLADLVLDETPNGYFAYMARWRHQHIVVFSLGKNQSWTVDTPGVEAYSIARSPKKEPRQIYLSNSRNFDTSEFFSISATALRSNGTQTAYPKLIGQWTEILPYRMLMDNHGTMYAAFYRKNYIASWNPYQSMQEQRFLEVIEKL